The following proteins are encoded in a genomic region of Amphiura filiformis chromosome 11, Afil_fr2py, whole genome shotgun sequence:
- the LOC140163831 gene encoding uncharacterized protein: MLIQYLLVPLSLLSMWDVVNGELTEVEVARVGQMLAEGHTQRYAAEQLGVSPSVINRAYHRYLEDGLYGRRPGQGRRRITTPRQDRYLQLLARRNRQSTARSINMDFRRGAGVRMSNETVRGPLHEYGMNARRPATGPILIPRNRRARLDFARNHQHWQDGD, from the coding sequence ATGTTAATCCAATATTTACTGGTACCGCTCAGTCTTCTGAGCATGTGGGATGTTGTTAATGGCGAATTGACCGAGGTTGAGGTTGCTAGGGTTGGCCAGATGCTTGCAGAAGGTCACACACAGCGTTATGCAGCTGAGCAGCTTGGGGTATCCCCCAGTGTCATTAATCGTGCATATCATCGCTACCTGGAAGATGGTCTGTATGGCAGAAGACCAGGCCAAGGCCGCAGACGTATCACAACCCCCCGGCAAGACCGTTATCTCCAGTTGCTTGCTCGTCGGAACCGCCAGAGTACAGCAAGATCCATAAATATGGACTTCCGCAGAGGGGCTGGTGTGCGTATGAGCAATGAAACAGTAAGGGGTCCTTTGCATGAATACGGAATGAACGCTAGAAGACCTGCAACAGGTCCCATTTTGATCCCACGGAACCGCAGAGCCAGATTGGACTTTGCCAGAAATCACCAACATTGGCAAGATGGTGACTGA
- the LOC140165121 gene encoding uncharacterized protein translates to MASPKKTTLEAAIPVIDEAIDYLKKCNDFTTEEVYSKLYLIDSYCSFRNNQCDNPDALAKHIDDAGFGHLFLELWGKMSGYLDAGIRYHGYSSPQAGTGFVNFNMMLSSFSAWSSDSPQLSATLGKCGAISLLLKGLEKIIPHHGKGNADIAKTELHILGILQNAIHKCPSNRDTYRKSNAVSILEKYLKFDTSLQMNSLCILAFIVNDSESALLASSGTSVEVLLTLLKEGVNSDNHTGILHSDILTDHGAYGYPTCYTLDVINHLAINDANKEIIVANGTIPAIIRMLEYDFPEKEQKLAAEALWNLAFIESVRKSDEMQRAVPRLKILMETQNRDLRGACASALWQLMGGVNVETGSPYKRNTSRSPLPSYEDAISEPFPSAGRQSVPQIMVSYQWNSQSRVVEIRDKLVASGYKVWMDVTNMRGDILTAMADAVQNSDVILICMTERYKDSKNCRSEASYAYKLHKKVIPLLLEKDYTPDGWLGLLQGMDLYYSFYSDDQLKKNMGQLLNAIGESVATGKHTTAGQHQAPGVLAASPRKQLSPDCSEDDVQAWLKDSNLTELCEAFKELDGRHLKRMHGKCCKDEDKFEDLLKSEYKLNDKSSTKFIVALQDAF, encoded by the exons ATGGCTTCTCCGAAAAAGACCACACTGGAAGCTGCTATTCCTGTAATTGACGAAGCAATCGACTACTTgaaaaaatgcaatgattttaCTACAGAAGAAGTTTATAGCAAGTTATACCTGATAGACAGCTATTGCAGTTTTAGGAATAATCAATGTGACAACCCAGATGCACTAGCCAAGCATATTGATGATGCAGGATTCGGGCACCTGTTCCTGGAATTATGGGGAAAGATGTCTGGCTACCTAGATGCAGGAatccgttaccatggttacagtagTCCTCAAGCGGGCACAGGCTTTGTGAACTTTAACATGATGTTGTCATCATTCAGCGCTTGGAGTAGTGACTCGCCTCAACTTTCAGCAACTTTGGGGAAGTGTGGTGCCATTTCACTCTTACTTAAAGGTCTGGAAAAGATCATACCACACCATGGGAAAGGAAATGCAGACATAGCAAAGACTGAATTGCATATTCTTGGAATTCTGCAAAACGCTATTCACAAATGTCCTTCTAATCGAGATACTTACAGAAAGAGCAACGCGGTCTCTATtcttgaaaaatatttaaaatttgataCAAGTCTGCAAATGAATTCTCTGTGCATCCTAGCATTTATTGTCAACGATTCAGAAAGTGCCTTACTCGCATCTTCAGGAACCAGTGTGGAAGTTCTTCTAACTCTCTTGAAGGAAGGCGTGAACTCAGATAACCACACGGGAATCCTCCACAGTGATATATTAACGGATCACGGTGCATATGGATATCCGACCTGTTATACTTTAGATGTCATCAATCACTTAGCCATCAATGACGCCAACAAAGAGATCATTGTAGCGAACGGTACAATTCCCGCCATCATTCGAATGCTGGAATATGACTTCCCTGAAAAAGAACAGAAGCTGGCTGCTGAAGCTCTGTGGAATCTGGCGTTCATCGAATCGGTGAGAAAGTCTGACGAAATGCAGAGAGCGGTTCCAA GATTGAAAATCTTGATGGAAACACAAAACCGGGATCTTCGCGGTGCCTGTGCATCAGCTCTTTGGCAACTCATGGGTGGTGTCAACGTTGAAACAGGTTCGCCATATAAAAGGAATACATCACGATCCCCTCTACCATCCTATGAAGACGCCATTTCAGAACCATTTCCGTCTGCTGGAAGACAATCTGTTCCTCAGATAATGGTGAGCTACCAGTGGAATTCCCAATCTCGGGTGGTGGAAATAAGAGACAAATTGGTCGCATCTGGATACAAAGTTTGGATGGATGTTACAAATATGA GAGGTGACATTCTTACTGCGATGGCAGACGCTGTGCAGAACTCGGACGTAATTCTCATTTGCATGACGGAGAGATACAAGGATAGTAAAAACTGTAGATCTG AAGCCTCATATGCCTACAAGTTACACAAAAAGGTCATACCACTTCTCTTGGAAAAGGACTATACACCAGATGGTTGGTTAGGGCTCCTACAAGGTATGGATCTCTACTATTCTTTCTATTCTGACGATCAGCTTAAGAAGAACATGGGGCAACTTCTGAATGCCATCGGTGAAAGTGTCGCTACTGGAAAACATACAACTGCTG GACAACATCAGGCTCCTGGCGTCTTGGCTGCTTCACCACGAAAACAACTATCACCTGACTGCAGCGAAGACGATGTGCAAGCTTGGCTAAAAGACAGCAACCTCACAGAGCTTTGCGAAGCCTTCAAGGAACTTGACGGCAGACACTTGAAGAGAATGCATGGCAAATGTTGCAAAGATGAAGATAAGTTTGAAGACCTACTCAAATCGGAATACAAATTGAATGACAAGTCTTCCACTAAATTTATAGTGGCTCTCCAAGATGCgttttaa